From the genome of Kaistella daneshvariae, one region includes:
- a CDS encoding alpha-2-macroglobulin family protein yields the protein MKKFTKIFSLLVFFAFCSGLFGQKYYDDQWKKVAENYKTGKYKSNLPLILEIQQKAMKEANTIQLIRSLKAEFSIVNQTSDDENNDAASRFFSKLSTFGNELKGEQKLVYTVLLGEFFSEYYQNDSWEINQRTNFNNQDFSQIETWSKLDFKNFLAKHYAELDTKKAELAKIQLSKYKEIFEGTEDLDYFPTLFEWNSMNEIEFLKNDDLFTPNELKANQPKIAELYSELIEKNTGNSKLFFQHKKLQDDCAFTNCADKKERLQALLNSSTDGDYKVMIYADLVDELISEQKFSEALNFIKEAKQKYSNSKLINNILNRENRIIQPVLTIHYETHTQANLPIHLVAEAKNVSEFSLNIYEVKNDEQNFLQYVANSYDKKRFAAVKKTLVRKETYSLPTMSDFKTHKTSLEIKPLPAGIYLAEYVVDGAIQENFYFIATSSRIIYQKKNEAKIATNELKLVDRQNGKILPNSGLKIFEMADRKIASTFDVKTDADAIFKFPISKNDNYYRYYLVKQPATNDYNLMQVYGDNYYEPQKQVQENYVQIFLDRAIYRPGQIVYFKVINTKLLQEKESVAAGVSQKITLNDANGEEVSSQNFTTNDFGSYHGSFVLPNGKLNGQFSLQVESDDLDNDASKYFRVEEYKRPKFEVTIDPVKNEYKYGETIEIKGKAAMFSGVPLSNATVNYEIKKRNIRWMYFYWFPRGNDNQNSILGEVKTNEKGEFTIKVALEKDETLKGIQIDNYEINASVTDINGEMQSATENVKVASVSHYIKADEIKDSFTDEPVKIKVETKNYNDQNLVKSYQVKLSKLQPEERIFRSNFESEIQDLPKFSKAEFIQKFPHDYFSKDEKELKVEKVLVEKTQEPRTETQNKREENLDSRILNLGSLGAGKYKLELFNIEGKDTIRTERTFEVFDKRFLTDSQKPFLKVIQPKLEYQRNEKAKIYVYSAVPNSLVNIYLQNGNGDTVTEQKTLKNGVLEYSVAFPKDESIDQLNLQFQLVAFNDVKTENITLAISSDKKPLRIETVTFRDKLQPNSKEKWTVKVLGEEKEKVNAEVLANMYDKSLDQFAGNSYSWQQIYRKYFIMNSYAIQDYLAQENYSKRIPYLKQENINIPNFSWFDQYNELYGTLTKEVVVTAYGTRVQSAAKMESRTPPPPPPSNAVDSSAQFNLNQVVILEKVKKEKLDKIPVRQNLNETAFFYPNLMTDKDGNVNFEFTSPEALTQWKLMFLAHTKDARAATLEKTVITQKEFSVTPNYPRFLREGDELNLQTKLSSLVDKKLNGTAQLQILDAFTNEDISGKFNLNDIQKSFDLKENGNGVVSWKLKVPNNVSSIILKIVAKAGNFSDGEQMAIAVLPNRMLVTDAVPIFVKEGQTKTFILENLAKNASTTANNNFSNTLELTTNPIWEIMFALPSLKNDQNNSADVIFNKWFADVLAAEIFKANPKLKTVFEEYQSKGLLTSNLEKNQELKQLLLEETPWVLESQNETEQMQKLARLFDANTMRNSINDDWAELQKLQNPDGGFSWYSGYPSSYSTSLYILKNLGKINAWLKGNVEDYQSSEQKDLVKKLIGYVDQEVLKYGDINKKFVVNNFVLDYLDTRNYWEKEFPLKQKGTALKNAIISKAKTQKITDFTFFGLHRLAILFNDYGQKEISKKFLTYLKETSTDTENQGVYWKQNLNDWGWYSSKTVNHAGALEAFEKLAPSDVNFIEELKIWLITQKEVNSWGSSRGTAEVIFTILNSGKSWTTPESEKATIVWGGKELENSDAKATGYLKKTVKSEKIDKSLGTVTVTKPGAGIIQGGLFWQYYEDLDKIKSSESYLSITKELYKKVKTVNGEELVKITANSPLKVGDKVTVRMILNTDRNMEYLHLKDMRAAGFEPLNVISGYEWKNGLGYYQSTKDASTNFYIENMPKGKYIFEYDYICNASGTFSNGITTLQNYYAPQMNAHTKGTKVTITE from the coding sequence ATGAAAAAATTCACCAAAATCTTCAGCCTTCTCGTCTTTTTCGCTTTCTGTTCGGGACTTTTCGGGCAAAAATATTACGACGATCAATGGAAAAAAGTCGCCGAAAATTATAAAACCGGAAAATACAAATCAAACCTACCACTCATTTTAGAAATCCAGCAGAAAGCCATGAAAGAAGCCAACACGATACAACTGATTCGCTCGCTAAAAGCGGAGTTCAGCATTGTAAACCAAACTTCGGATGACGAAAATAATGACGCTGCAAGCCGTTTTTTTTCTAAACTTTCCACATTCGGAAATGAACTCAAAGGTGAGCAGAAGTTGGTTTATACGGTGCTTTTAGGTGAATTTTTCAGTGAATATTATCAAAACGATTCCTGGGAAATTAACCAGCGCACCAACTTTAATAATCAAGATTTTTCACAAATTGAAACGTGGAGCAAACTCGATTTTAAAAATTTCCTGGCAAAACATTACGCGGAGCTTGACACCAAAAAAGCGGAATTAGCTAAAATTCAGCTTTCCAAATACAAGGAAATTTTTGAAGGAACTGAAGATTTGGATTATTTTCCGACACTTTTTGAGTGGAATTCGATGAACGAAATTGAATTTTTGAAAAACGATGATCTTTTTACTCCAAATGAATTAAAGGCAAATCAGCCCAAAATTGCGGAATTATATTCGGAGCTAATTGAAAAAAATACCGGCAATTCGAAGCTTTTTTTTCAACATAAAAAACTGCAGGATGATTGTGCATTTACCAATTGCGCGGACAAAAAAGAAAGGCTTCAGGCTTTATTAAACTCATCAACAGACGGTGACTATAAAGTGATGATTTATGCTGATTTGGTTGATGAATTAATTTCAGAGCAAAAATTCAGTGAAGCTTTAAATTTTATCAAAGAAGCAAAGCAAAAATATTCAAATTCAAAGTTGATTAACAATATTCTGAATCGCGAAAACAGAATAATTCAGCCCGTTTTGACCATCCATTACGAAACGCACACGCAGGCAAATTTGCCGATTCATTTGGTTGCTGAAGCGAAAAATGTTTCGGAATTTTCTTTGAATATCTACGAGGTAAAAAATGATGAGCAGAATTTTCTGCAATATGTCGCGAATTCTTATGATAAGAAACGTTTTGCGGCGGTGAAAAAAACTTTGGTTCGGAAAGAAACGTACAGTTTGCCTACGATGAGTGATTTCAAAACGCATAAAACTTCACTTGAAATAAAACCGCTTCCAGCGGGAATTTATCTGGCGGAATACGTGGTGGACGGTGCTATTCAGGAAAATTTCTATTTTATTGCTACATCGTCGCGGATTATTTATCAGAAAAAAAATGAGGCTAAAATTGCCACGAACGAACTGAAACTCGTGGATCGGCAAAACGGAAAAATCTTGCCAAATAGCGGCTTAAAAATCTTCGAAATGGCGGACCGCAAAATCGCTTCGACTTTCGATGTGAAAACTGACGCAGACGCCATTTTTAAATTTCCGATTTCCAAAAACGACAATTATTATCGCTATTATTTGGTGAAACAACCGGCGACCAACGATTATAATTTGATGCAGGTTTACGGCGATAACTATTATGAACCACAAAAACAAGTTCAGGAAAATTACGTGCAAATTTTCCTGGATCGAGCAATTTACCGGCCCGGGCAGATTGTTTATTTTAAAGTGATCAACACAAAATTGCTTCAGGAAAAAGAATCTGTAGCGGCAGGAGTTTCCCAAAAGATCACCTTAAACGATGCGAATGGCGAAGAGGTTTCCTCGCAAAATTTCACGACGAATGACTTTGGTTCCTACCACGGAAGTTTTGTTTTACCCAACGGAAAGTTAAACGGCCAGTTTTCGCTTCAGGTTGAGTCTGATGATTTGGATAATGATGCGAGCAAATATTTCCGGGTTGAAGAGTATAAAAGACCAAAATTCGAGGTAACCATCGATCCGGTAAAAAACGAATATAAGTACGGTGAAACCATTGAAATTAAAGGTAAGGCCGCGATGTTTTCGGGCGTTCCGCTCAGCAATGCGACCGTGAATTACGAAATTAAAAAACGTAATATCCGCTGGATGTATTTCTATTGGTTTCCGCGGGGAAACGACAACCAAAACTCTATTTTAGGTGAAGTAAAAACCAATGAAAAAGGGGAGTTCACTATCAAAGTGGCGCTGGAAAAAGATGAAACCTTGAAGGGAATTCAGATTGATAATTATGAAATAAATGCGTCCGTAACCGATATTAATGGTGAAATGCAATCTGCGACGGAAAATGTAAAAGTTGCATCGGTTTCACATTACATTAAAGCGGATGAAATCAAGGATTCTTTCACTGATGAACCGGTAAAAATTAAAGTTGAAACCAAAAATTACAACGACCAGAATTTAGTGAAATCGTATCAAGTAAAACTTTCAAAACTTCAGCCTGAAGAAAGGATTTTCCGTTCCAACTTTGAAAGTGAAATTCAGGATTTACCGAAATTTTCAAAAGCAGAATTCATTCAAAAATTTCCGCATGACTATTTTTCTAAAGACGAAAAAGAGCTAAAAGTTGAAAAAGTTTTAGTGGAAAAGACTCAAGAACCTAGAACCGAAACTCAAAATAAACGCGAAGAAAATCTTGATTCTCGAATCTTGAATCTTGGCTCTTTAGGGGCCGGAAAATACAAATTGGAACTGTTCAATATTGAAGGAAAAGACACCATCAGAACTGAAAGAACTTTCGAAGTTTTCGATAAACGTTTTTTAACAGATTCGCAAAAACCATTTTTGAAAGTCATTCAGCCAAAACTGGAATATCAACGAAACGAAAAAGCGAAAATTTACGTTTATTCCGCCGTGCCAAATTCATTGGTCAACATCTACCTTCAAAACGGAAATGGCGACACAGTAACAGAGCAAAAAACCTTAAAAAATGGCGTTTTAGAATATTCCGTGGCTTTTCCGAAAGATGAAAGTATTGATCAACTCAATCTTCAATTTCAGCTCGTGGCGTTCAACGACGTGAAAACCGAAAATATCACTTTAGCTATAAGCTCCGACAAAAAGCCACTTCGAATTGAAACCGTTACTTTCCGCGACAAGCTGCAGCCGAATTCGAAAGAAAAATGGACGGTGAAAGTCCTCGGCGAGGAAAAAGAAAAAGTGAATGCTGAAGTTTTGGCCAATATGTACGACAAATCTTTGGATCAGTTTGCCGGCAATTCTTACTCGTGGCAGCAAATTTACCGCAAATATTTCATCATGAATTCGTATGCAATTCAGGATTATTTAGCGCAGGAAAATTACAGCAAAAGAATTCCTTATTTGAAGCAGGAAAATATTAATATTCCAAATTTTAGTTGGTTTGATCAGTATAATGAACTTTACGGAACATTAACGAAAGAGGTGGTCGTAACAGCATATGGAACTCGAGTCCAGTCTGCCGCCAAAATGGAATCCCGGACACCGCCGCCACCGCCGCCTTCAAATGCTGTTGACTCATCGGCGCAATTTAATCTTAATCAAGTTGTTATTCTTGAAAAAGTAAAGAAGGAAAAATTGGATAAAATTCCCGTTCGCCAAAACCTTAACGAAACCGCTTTTTTCTACCCGAATTTAATGACTGATAAAGACGGAAACGTCAATTTTGAATTCACCTCACCGGAAGCGTTAACACAATGGAAACTGATGTTTTTGGCACATACCAAAGATGCGCGTGCGGCAACTCTAGAAAAAACGGTCATCACGCAGAAAGAATTTTCCGTAACGCCAAATTATCCACGCTTTTTGCGTGAAGGTGATGAACTGAATCTGCAGACAAAACTTTCGAGTTTGGTGGACAAAAAATTAAACGGAACGGCGCAACTCCAGATTTTGGATGCTTTTACCAATGAAGATATTTCAGGTAAATTCAATTTAAATGACATTCAAAAATCCTTTGATTTAAAAGAAAACGGAAATGGAGTAGTGAGCTGGAAACTGAAAGTTCCAAATAATGTTTCGTCCATAATCCTAAAAATAGTCGCCAAAGCAGGTAATTTTTCTGATGGTGAACAAATGGCGATTGCGGTCTTGCCGAATAGAATGTTGGTTACCGATGCGGTGCCGATTTTCGTGAAAGAAGGCCAGACTAAAACTTTCATTTTAGAAAATTTAGCAAAAAATGCCTCTACAACGGCGAATAATAATTTCTCAAACACTTTGGAGCTGACGACCAATCCGATTTGGGAAATTATGTTTGCTTTGCCGAGTTTGAAAAACGATCAGAACAACTCTGCGGACGTTATTTTCAATAAATGGTTTGCCGACGTTTTGGCGGCGGAAATCTTCAAAGCCAATCCGAAACTGAAAACTGTTTTCGAAGAATATCAAAGCAAAGGTTTGCTAACTTCAAATCTTGAAAAAAATCAGGAACTGAAACAGCTGCTTTTGGAAGAAACGCCGTGGGTTTTGGAAAGCCAAAACGAAACCGAGCAAATGCAAAAATTAGCGCGCCTTTTCGACGCAAACACGATGCGAAATTCCATTAATGATGATTGGGCAGAACTGCAGAAATTACAAAATCCTGACGGTGGATTTTCGTGGTATTCCGGCTACCCAAGTTCGTATTCGACCTCGCTCTACATTCTGAAAAACCTCGGCAAAATCAATGCTTGGCTAAAAGGAAATGTGGAAGACTATCAAAGTTCCGAGCAGAAAGATTTGGTGAAAAAACTCATCGGTTATGTCGATCAGGAAGTTCTCAAATACGGCGACATCAACAAAAAATTTGTCGTCAATAATTTCGTCCTAGATTATTTGGATACGCGCAATTATTGGGAAAAAGAATTTCCTTTAAAACAAAAAGGCACCGCGCTGAAAAATGCCATCATTTCCAAAGCGAAAACACAAAAAATCACCGATTTTACCTTCTTTGGTTTGCACAGGCTCGCGATTTTATTTAATGATTACGGCCAAAAGGAAATTTCGAAAAAATTCCTGACTTACCTCAAAGAAACTTCAACAGACACCGAAAATCAGGGCGTTTATTGGAAGCAAAATCTTAACGACTGGGGCTGGTATTCTTCGAAAACGGTGAATCACGCCGGCGCTTTGGAAGCTTTTGAAAAATTGGCGCCTTCGGACGTGAATTTTATCGAAGAACTTAAAATCTGGCTTATCACCCAAAAAGAAGTGAATTCCTGGGGAAGTTCGCGCGGCACCGCCGAAGTTATTTTTACCATCCTGAATTCTGGTAAATCCTGGACCACGCCGGAAAGTGAAAAAGCGACCATAGTTTGGGGAGGAAAAGAACTTGAAAACTCCGACGCAAAAGCTACCGGTTACTTGAAAAAAACGGTGAAATCTGAAAAAATTGATAAAAGCTTAGGGACAGTTACCGTCACAAAACCAGGTGCCGGAATTATTCAGGGCGGTCTATTCTGGCAGTATTACGAAGATTTAGATAAAATAAAATCTTCAGAATCTTACCTTTCAATTACGAAGGAACTGTATAAAAAAGTCAAAACCGTCAACGGAGAGGAGCTTGTGAAAATTACTGCAAATTCACCGCTAAAAGTGGGTGATAAAGTCACGGTTCGCATGATTTTAAACACCGACCGCAATATGGAATATCTGCATTTGAAAGACATGCGCGCCGCAGGATTTGAACCTTTAAATGTAATTTCCGGTTACGAATGGAAAAACGGTTTAGGTTATTATCAATCGACCAAAGATGCTTCCACTAATTTCTATATTGAAAATATGCCGAAAGGAAAATATATTTTTGAGTACGATTATATTTGTAATGCATCCGGAACGTTTAGCAATGGAATTACCACTTTGCAAAATTATTATGCACCGCAAATGAATGCGCATACGAAAGGAACGAAGGTTACGATTACCGAATAA
- the recF gene encoding DNA replication/repair protein RecF (All proteins in this family for which functions are known are DNA-binding proteins that assist the filamentation of RecA onto DNA for the initiation of recombination or recombinational repair.) — translation MIIRKLSLINFKNHSAQNFEFSTQINCFVGNNGVGKTNILDALHYLSVAKSFLGNTDLNNIRINEDFFALEGEIFDGEKDNILQIQQPKEKKKILKKNDKLYNRIADHIGFLPSVIISPYDSNLISDAGESRRKFLDSMISQTDADYLFNLIQYQKTVQQRNSLLKNFAKNRFFDAESLEIYDEPLTRFATAIFEKRKQFTDLMIPIIQNYYRVISHDNEEVSVQYKSDLFQADFSEILNENLERDRVLTYTSKGVHKDDLLFEMNASPMRKTASQGQQKSFLIALKLSQMNRIKELTGKTPILLLDDIFDKLDDQRVSQLIELVNKEHFGQIFITDTSKERTENIVKRINEESKIFEIE, via the coding sequence ATGATCATCCGTAAACTTTCATTAATTAATTTTAAAAATCATTCGGCGCAAAACTTCGAATTTTCCACGCAAATCAACTGTTTTGTGGGAAACAACGGTGTCGGAAAAACCAATATTTTAGATGCTTTGCATTATCTGTCTGTCGCGAAAAGTTTTCTGGGAAATACCGATTTAAATAATATCAGGATAAATGAAGATTTTTTCGCCTTAGAGGGGGAAATTTTTGATGGTGAAAAAGATAACATTCTTCAAATTCAGCAGCCGAAGGAAAAAAAAAAAATCCTGAAAAAAAACGATAAATTATACAACCGAATTGCGGATCATATCGGTTTTTTACCCAGCGTAATTATTTCGCCTTACGATTCGAATTTGATTTCAGATGCCGGCGAAAGCCGCCGGAAATTTCTGGATTCCATGATTTCGCAAACCGATGCGGATTATCTTTTTAATTTAATTCAGTACCAGAAAACGGTTCAGCAAAGAAATTCGCTCTTAAAAAATTTTGCTAAAAACCGGTTTTTTGATGCAGAAAGCCTGGAAATTTATGATGAACCTTTAACAAGATTCGCGACGGCAATTTTCGAAAAAAGAAAGCAGTTCACCGATTTGATGATTCCCATTATTCAGAATTATTACCGCGTGATTTCGCACGATAATGAAGAAGTTTCCGTTCAATATAAATCTGACCTTTTCCAGGCAGATTTTTCGGAAATTCTGAATGAAAATCTGGAACGCGACCGAGTGTTAACCTACACTTCAAAAGGTGTTCACAAAGATGATCTACTTTTCGAGATGAACGCTTCACCGATGCGGAAAACTGCAAGCCAGGGACAGCAAAAATCTTTTCTTATCGCCCTGAAACTTTCGCAGATGAACAGAATTAAAGAACTGACGGGAAAGACGCCCATTCTTTTGCTGGATGACATTTTCGATAAGCTGGATGACCAGCGTGTTTCGCAACTCATCGAACTGGTGAATAAAGAGCATTTCGGGCAAATTTTCATCACCGATACCAGCAAAGAACGCACGGAAAATATTGTAAAAAGAATTAACGAGGAAAGCAAAATTTTTGAAATCGAATGA
- a CDS encoding UbiA prenyltransferase family protein: MQILKLLKKYVIDSQIYVSVMGTSLAVFFMLEQNLIKVPTILLIFITYFSGYLYTKYQNTGKIFYRVLAFNVVCGIVSALLILYNHNEYRLIKWMIIVVIGLLYNSTFLTVFVRKIPLFKVFYVGLTWALINSWLILPQFNAEIFWISWLFITALVLPFDIRDMASDTVVTFPRLIGVQSTKYFAYFLVFLSLLIAVFSLEAKFALAFFLAAVCTFFFIFYSEQSHQDTYFSFWVESCSGLPLLIIILMKYF, encoded by the coding sequence ATGCAGATTTTAAAATTACTAAAAAAATACGTCATTGACAGCCAAATTTATGTTTCCGTGATGGGAACTTCTCTGGCGGTTTTTTTTATGCTGGAACAAAATCTCATCAAAGTCCCTACAATTTTATTAATCTTCATCACCTATTTCAGCGGTTATCTGTACACCAAATACCAAAACACCGGCAAAATATTCTATCGTGTTTTAGCTTTTAATGTGGTGTGCGGCATTGTTTCGGCGCTTTTAATTTTATACAACCACAATGAATACCGCCTCATAAAATGGATGATTATTGTGGTCATCGGACTGTTATACAACAGCACTTTTCTCACTGTTTTTGTGCGGAAAATTCCGCTTTTTAAAGTTTTCTATGTAGGATTAACCTGGGCTTTAATTAATTCCTGGTTAATTTTACCGCAGTTCAATGCTGAAATTTTCTGGATCAGCTGGTTATTTATCACCGCCTTGGTATTACCGTTCGACATCCGTGATATGGCGTCCGACACGGTGGTGACCTTCCCGCGCTTAATCGGTGTACAAAGCACCAAATATTTTGCTTATTTTTTGGTGTTTTTAAGCTTATTAATTGCGGTTTTTTCTTTGGAAGCAAAATTTGCTTTAGCATTTTTTTTGGCAGCTGTTTGCACCTTTTTTTTCATTTTTTATTCCGAACAGTCGCACCAGGACACTTATTTTTCTTTTTGGGTGGAAAGCTGTTCCGGCCTGCCGCTTTTAATTATCATTTTAATGAAGTATTTTTGA
- a CDS encoding HlyD family secretion protein, producing MKNTVLTSLALVSVLALSGCKESKPEREIVGKTKKEIVSFAPKLTGRILTIKVEEGQTVKVGDTLAILDVPEISAKIAQAKGASSAARAQVQMAKNGATSDQLRQLKAKQKGLQEQFQYAQKSFNRAKNMYDDSLLSPQNYDEYFAKYQGAKAQLDAVNAELHDVQSGTRYEKIEMAQGQESQARGALQEANIANSEKYIIATNDMEIETIALNKGELATAGYPLFTGYIPETSYFRFTIPESKISKYQKGMTVKMLVNYNKKEFTGKIVAIKQLAKYADITTAFPDYEPEEAIYEIKVVPENQKAAKDILVNSNVTLK from the coding sequence ATGAAAAATACTGTATTAACTTCTTTGGCTTTGGTAAGTGTTCTCGCACTTTCGGGCTGTAAAGAATCAAAACCTGAAAGAGAAATTGTGGGTAAAACAAAAAAGGAAATTGTTTCCTTCGCTCCAAAATTAACCGGGAGAATTCTCACCATTAAAGTAGAAGAAGGACAAACCGTGAAAGTGGGCGATACGCTTGCAATTTTAGATGTACCCGAAATTTCTGCGAAAATTGCGCAGGCAAAAGGCGCAAGTTCTGCAGCCAGAGCGCAAGTTCAAATGGCTAAAAATGGCGCAACCAGCGATCAACTTCGTCAGTTAAAAGCCAAACAAAAAGGTTTACAAGAGCAGTTTCAATATGCTCAAAAATCTTTCAACAGAGCAAAAAATATGTATGATGACAGTTTGCTTTCGCCCCAAAATTACGATGAATATTTCGCAAAATATCAAGGTGCAAAAGCACAGTTAGACGCGGTGAATGCTGAACTTCATGACGTACAGTCCGGAACGCGCTACGAAAAAATTGAAATGGCACAAGGCCAGGAAAGTCAGGCGCGCGGAGCATTGCAGGAAGCAAATATTGCGAATTCTGAAAAATACATCATCGCTACAAATGACATGGAAATTGAAACCATCGCGTTGAACAAAGGAGAATTGGCAACTGCTGGTTATCCGCTATTCACAGGTTATATTCCGGAAACTTCTTATTTCCGATTTACAATTCCCGAAAGTAAAATTTCGAAATATCAAAAAGGAATGACCGTGAAAATGTTGGTGAACTACAACAAAAAAGAATTTACCGGAAAAATTGTCGCCATCAAACAACTGGCAAAATATGCAGATATCACGACCGCTTTCCCTGATTACGAACCGGAAGAAGCGATTTACGAAATCAAAGTAGTGCCGGAAAATCAGAAGGCAGCGAAAGATATTCTGGTGAATTCTAATGTGACTTTAAAGTAA
- a CDS encoding TolC family protein yields MKTFKNNLGKLLLFFPLVFSAQQAPTLQELIDSALVNDGTLTQQTLENRYTKLDDQKLKDVFLPKVEVTGKAGYLYTSAHLNSPEINLPALPPIFPGAVIPEGQLSNNLNISGISTMAKAEASVLLYSGGKVKYLKEANREKNISENLLMQKSRDEIITEISKAYDQMALVQESKKVLDEAKKRLDINKKTADKALGYGLITPYDHKKIELAQATLDSKLVEYEGKKELLITQIEILTGIERDRIALIQPQLQTISYEVLDQNIENRVEIQALDHGIKATDYKIKAEERWWVPKVQAQTSVSYIGLFNGNISTSKELLPNSGKKLDFNPSNLNVLPLVQAGVGFKWDVFDGNEGKHLVEKAKIEKEILENKKRDASKKLNLNLANNLTNYTIATSQIKLKEKSREIAKKGLEQVEKEFRYGTKTSAALIEAENDLQNAELEYQNAIFNQRRSAIELMKSTQNLQIEKL; encoded by the coding sequence ATGAAAACCTTTAAAAATAATCTGGGCAAATTGCTGCTCTTTTTTCCGCTGGTTTTTTCCGCCCAACAGGCACCAACTTTACAGGAACTGATTGACAGTGCTTTGGTTAATGACGGAACTTTAACACAACAAACCCTCGAAAATAGATACACCAAACTGGATGATCAAAAATTGAAAGATGTTTTTCTTCCGAAAGTTGAAGTGACCGGGAAAGCGGGTTATCTCTACACTTCGGCACATCTTAATTCGCCGGAAATTAATCTTCCCGCACTTCCTCCCATTTTTCCGGGCGCTGTAATTCCAGAAGGTCAACTTTCAAATAATCTGAATATTTCCGGCATTTCAACCATGGCAAAAGCCGAAGCGAGTGTTTTGCTCTATTCTGGTGGAAAAGTGAAATATCTAAAAGAAGCAAATAGAGAAAAAAATATTTCTGAAAATTTATTAATGCAGAAAAGCCGGGATGAAATCATTACCGAAATTTCAAAAGCGTATGATCAAATGGCCTTGGTTCAGGAATCTAAAAAAGTTTTAGATGAAGCGAAAAAACGTTTAGATATTAATAAAAAAACGGCTGACAAAGCATTGGGTTATGGATTAATCACTCCTTACGATCACAAAAAAATAGAATTGGCGCAAGCAACTTTAGATTCCAAATTAGTAGAATACGAAGGAAAAAAAGAATTGCTGATTACCCAAATCGAAATTTTAACCGGAATCGAAAGAGACAGAATTGCTTTGATTCAACCGCAATTGCAAACTATTTCCTATGAAGTGCTTGATCAAAATATTGAGAATAGAGTAGAGATTCAAGCCTTGGATCACGGTATCAAAGCAACCGATTATAAAATTAAAGCCGAGGAAAGATGGTGGGTTCCAAAAGTTCAGGCACAAACGTCCGTCAGTTATATTGGTTTGTTTAATGGGAATATTTCAACGTCAAAAGAATTGTTGCCAAATTCCGGAAAGAAACTGGATTTTAATCCCTCAAATTTAAATGTTTTGCCATTGGTTCAAGCCGGAGTTGGTTTTAAATGGGATGTTTTTGATGGTAATGAAGGAAAGCATCTGGTTGAAAAAGCCAAAATTGAAAAGGAAATTTTAGAAAATAAAAAACGCGATGCTTCTAAAAAACTGAATCTGAATTTAGCCAACAATCTAACGAATTACACGATTGCAACTTCTCAAATCAAATTGAAAGAAAAATCCCGTGAAATTGCAAAGAAAGGTTTAGAACAGGTGGAAAAAGAATTCCGATATGGAACCAAAACTTCCGCTGCTTTAATCGAGGCTGAAAATGATTTGCAAAATGCGGAACTGGAATATCAGAACGCGATTTTTAATCAAAGAAGAAGCGCTATCGAACTGATGAAATCGACGCAGAATTTGCAGATCGAAAAACTTTAA